The genomic interval CACTCCGGCGCAGGAGCCCACCAGGGCGAAGAAAAGAATGGCAGAAATATCCATGTGCGATCCTTGATTTGATCATAAGTATTTCGCTGGCGCCGCCTTTGCCTGTGGCAAACAATTCATCAGCCACCCGCGAAGTTTCCAGTTGCGCAACATACCCCTGTCAGGCTCTTTTGACAACCAGGTATTCAGGCCCAAAAAGGAAACACATCACTTTTCCATTTGACTCACACCTCATTGCCACATAAAATAAGAATTATAGACATGATTGCACAAATATTTCCTGTTACACTTCTTCACCATAAACCTGCAGCCAAAGGAGTTCCCTACGCGCACATATCTCGCCCCCACACTCGTCCCACTGACCATTTTGCTGATACTTCTGGTCAGCGCCTGTGGAAGCTCGTCAAGCGATCAAGACACTGGAAGCGCCAAACTGAATACGTTTGACGGCACGGTAGTTGATGGATATGTTGCCAGGGCTCAAGTGTTTTTTGATCTAGATGGGAACTACATGACCAGCAATATGACCATGCAATTAGCAAACGTTAATGGGAATTTTACAGAACTCCCCATCAACGACCGTGAGCTTAATACTCCAGGGGCTGCCTTACGCGCCTTTGGCGGTTACGACCGCATCACCGGCGAAGCCTTTAGTGGTGTACTCAGCCGATCTCCTGGAAGCCTGCAGACCGGCAGTGAGAATGCCATTACACCACTGACCACGTTCTTACACTACTTGGGTGCTGATAAAGAAGCTGATTTCAGTAATAGCCTAAGTGATAGTGATAGCCTAAGTGATATTTCGAATAATGATCTTTATGAGGATTATTTTGATAACAGCATGGATAAAGACAAGAGGCTTGCACTCATAGAGCAAGCTTATCAGCTTCACAAAAGTGCCGACGTCATCGCAGCCGCGCTGAAAGGCGCTTATAAAGACGTCGATTTTGATGACAATAAACACCCCAAAAACCTTCACGGCTACGTTTACCAGGCAATGGCAGACAAGTGGAGCAAAGATAGTGGTTTTGACTCCGGTGATTACTGGGAAAACGTAATGAGTGAAGCCAGTGATTCGATTGCCACAGTAACCGACTCAACAAAAGCCACAATCAACGATCTTGGCGCGGAACAGGTCGAAAAACTCTGGAATTTTGTCACAGAGGCACTTGAGGGTGTCGATGCAACTGAGGTGGAAATTTCCAAACGACTGCGTGCTGTGGAAATTGTCACTTGGGCACTGCGGGATAATCCAGATGTTTCCATGGACGATTTGACTAGTGTTTTTGTTACTGAGAATGGAAACAATACTGATCCTTATATCCTCTACAGTGAACTGGAAGCATCAGCTGATATTGGTGGTCTTGGTGGCTACTTTGCCTCAACAGCATCAAGTAACTGGTCAAGAGATGGTATTGGTGACTACTTAGATCGCACCAAAATTAGTGATGAGGGTTTTACTTTAATGGACGGTGAAAGTAAGCTAACATTTGATCACGAAACAGGTAATATCACATTTAAACACGAAGATATAGATCTTGAAATTGAAGGGGAGTACATTAACGACTACACCCTTTTGGTAAATGTGGAAGTTGGAGGAGTAGTAGAGCCAGTTACCGTTAAGTCAACTGGTGATGGTTACTCTTTCGAGTACGACGGCAAAACCTTTACGCAATCTGATGACTGAATGTCCAGTTAAGTAATGGTAAGTAAAAACACCGGGCTGATCTTTTATCAGCCCGGTGTTTTTTTCCTCGTTTATAGTCAAAGAACCGTCCGCCACCATCGTATCTCAGCCACCCTGACCCATCACCAAAAACTCCCTTTTTGCAATTATGCGCTTCAAACTGCTTGACTTGGATGCAAATGGGCCGATATAACCTTTAGGTATCGAAGTACACGAAGGTGGCCCGTCATGAAACGAATTTACGCACTCACTCTCACGGTTCTTTTTTTCGCGGCCCCGCTGCTGGCATCTACTTTCCCCTCCTCTGGCTCATCGTTGACGCTGGGCCCACTGAGCAACCCCCACCACCTCTCATCCCTGACCCACAACCCAGCTGCAGGCTCCCTTGCCACTGACGACGGGAATCGCTACCGCTTTGGGTTACTGACCTCCGTTGGTGCCGGGTACGAGCTGGGACCGGTGGACAGCCTGGTGGATGAGCTGGATGATCTTGCTGATCGCATTGATGATATCGACAATTTCAGCGACTTTCAGGACCTCAAGGATGATTTTGACGATCTGCTGGTGCAGATGGGGCAGGATGGCTACCTGAAGGTCAGTGCCTTTGCCCATGTACCTTTGATGCCCATTGCCATTACCCACAGCCTTTGGCACGGAACACTTATTTTTGATGCCTCGTATAACGGTGCTGTGCGCATGGGGGTCCTGGATAGTCCCATTGAGTGGAATGATGAATCCGCTGAAGCCTTTACGAATACCTCTCTCTACCTAAAAGGCGCTGCTGTTCGTGAAATCTCACTGGGTTACAGTATGCCCTGGGCTATTACCGGCAACCGGTTACACACCGGAGTACGTTTGAAGCACTATGAGGGCGATCTGTACAAGAACGTTATCGCCTTGATGGACTCCGACGACGTTAGTGATACCTTCGAAGATGAGTATGACGCCAACGAGCACAACGACAGCGATATTGGTATTGATATCGGGGTACTGTGGTCCGACGACTTCTACCACCTGGGGGCCACCTTGCGCAATGCCAACGAACCCTCCCTGCGCTATCCGGTTCTGGGTAACTGTAATGGACTGACGGGAAGTGCCCGCACGAACTGCGAGACAGCAAAGGACTTTAGTCACCGTATCAACATGGAAGAGCGCTACACTATGACTCCCCAGGCACAGCTGGAAGGTGCCCTGCACAGCCCTGACAAGTTCTGGCTCATTGGAGCCAGTGTCGATGCCAATCCAGTGTACGACAGCGTCGGTGACGAAGTGCAGTGGGCTGCTTTGGGACTGGCTTTCAATACCAACAGCTGGGTCATTCCCGCTTACCGATTTGGCTATCGCACCAACCTGGCAGGCAGTGAACTAAGCTACGTTACCACCGGTTTTACCCTCTTCCGGGTATTGTCGCTGGATGTTGCCTACGGTCTGGACAAGGTGGAATTTGATGAAGAAGAGTATCCCCGTTCGAT from Desulfurispira natronophila carries:
- a CDS encoding conjugal transfer protein TraF; translation: MKRIYALTLTVLFFAAPLLASTFPSSGSSLTLGPLSNPHHLSSLTHNPAAGSLATDDGNRYRFGLLTSVGAGYELGPVDSLVDELDDLADRIDDIDNFSDFQDLKDDFDDLLVQMGQDGYLKVSAFAHVPLMPIAITHSLWHGTLIFDASYNGAVRMGVLDSPIEWNDESAEAFTNTSLYLKGAAVREISLGYSMPWAITGNRLHTGVRLKHYEGDLYKNVIALMDSDDVSDTFEDEYDANEHNDSDIGIDIGVLWSDDFYHLGATLRNANEPSLRYPVLGNCNGLTGSARTNCETAKDFSHRINMEERYTMTPQAQLEGALHSPDKFWLIGASVDANPVYDSVGDEVQWAALGLAFNTNSWVIPAYRFGYRTNLAGSELSYVTTGFTLFRVLSLDVAYGLDKVEFDEEEYPRSMAFNLGLEVSF